The genomic window ATCGTAAACAGACTTGTCCTTACCGGTCAGTACCTTAAGTTCAGGAACGTAGAATGGATTTCTTAAAAAACGAACGTCCATCACAATGTCGGCATCAATTGGCAGACCGTATTTAAATCCAAATGACATCACTTCAACATGAAATGTTGGAACTTCGGAAGATTCTTGGAAATTGGAGAAAATTTCTTCACGCAATTGGCGAGGCGACAAATCAGTTGTATCAATGACTACTTGTGCACGCGACTTCATTTCGCTTAAAAGTTCACGTTCCTTATGGATTCCGTCGAGCAAGCGTCCTTCCATTGCCAATGGATGACTGCGACGTGTTTCTTTATAGCGAGAAACTAGTTCTTCGTCTGAAGCATCCAAGAACATGATCTTCATTTCAACCTTTTGATTCTTCTCTTGTTCATCAGCTTGCGTTTCAGCCAACATTGAGAAAATCTCATCGTAAAAATCTCTTGAACGAATATCTACAACTAGAGCTACTTTATTGATCTTGCCAGATTCATTTACTAATTCCCAAAACTTTGGCAATAAGTTAGGTGGCATATTATCAATACAGAAGTAACCCAAGTCTTCAAAGGATTGCATGGCGACCGTTTTACCAGCGCCACTCATCCCAGTTACAATCACTAAGCTAAGTACTTTTTTTGCCATTGTGCACCTCACATTCGAATTTCATCATAACATAACGACCCGGGCGTGTCATTCGAGAAATCTTTTAAAAAATTTTCTTATAGTATATTACTGAAATTGCGATAGAATTAGATTTAGCTTTTGAGGGGAGAAACACTTATGGATACGGTCTTTTTATTCCTACTATTAGTTTTAGCGGTAGTAATCTCAAATATAATTTTTTGGCGCTTTGATTCCATTCCTGTCGCATTTTTTCAAATTGCAGCGGGACTAATCTTATCAACATTGCCAATTTACGCAAATTTTCATCTGGAACCAGAAGTGTTCCTACTTGGGATCATTTCAGTCTTAATGTTTAACGATGGACAGCATACTAGCATGTCTAGGCTTACTCATCAGTTTGGAACGACTTTTTCGTTATCAGTCGAACTGGCGATTGTCTCGATCGTAGTCGTAGGATTTGTGACCCATCTATTGATCCCAGCATTATCGTTAGCATTGGCTTTCGCACTCGGAGCAATTATTACTCCCACTGATGCAGTAGCAGTCTCTTCGATCACCAATAAAATGGTCATCCCAAAAGACGTCATGACAACTTTGGAAAACGAATCATTGTTCAATGACGCATCTGGTATCGTCGCCTTAAACTTGGCCATCGCTGCCGCGGTGACCGGTCAATTCTCGGTTATGCACGGTATTGGAAACTTTCTATATGTATTCTTCGGTGGGATCATTGTTGGCGCAATCTTAGGTTCCTTGATAGTCATGATCAGATTACGTTTTATTAACATGAATATCGATACTGCTTCAGTTCTAGTTCCCTTCACCCTACTGACTCCGTTTGCTGTCTATTTGATTGCTGAAGCACTCGGTGTTTCGGGAATTTTAGCCGTCGTCATGACTGGATTGCTTCACGGCGTTCAACAAAATCGTCTGAAATTGACTAGTTCCCGTGTTCAAATAATTATGACTAACACGTGGTCAGTCGTCTCAAGTTTGTTGAACGGAATTGTTTTCGTCTTGCTCGGCTTATCGCTGCCTCGTGTTATCATCAATATCAGTCAACATCACGGAAATAGCTCTGTAGCAACTTTGTTTGGCGTTGGGATCTTGCTTTACTTGATCATGACCTTATTGCGTTACCTATGGACTCGCTTCGATTTCGCCAGGATCAGAGCTTGGGACAATCATCAAAAAACTGGTAATAGCTTTATCATGGCTTTAAGTGGCGTCCATGGAACAATCACGTTAGCTATGGCGTTTTCATTACCAATGACGTTGAACGGTC from Companilactobacillus sp. includes these protein-coding regions:
- the rapZ gene encoding RNase adapter RapZ, yielding MAKKVLSLVIVTGMSGAGKTVAMQSFEDLGYFCIDNMPPNLLPKFWELVNESGKINKVALVVDIRSRDFYDEIFSMLAETQADEQEKNQKVEMKIMFLDASDEELVSRYKETRRSHPLAMEGRLLDGIHKERELLSEMKSRAQVVIDTTDLSPRQLREEIFSNFQESSEVPTFHVEVMSFGFKYGLPIDADIVMDVRFLRNPFYVPELKVLTGKDKSVYDYVMDSPETETFYKKLYDLLQYILPGYEKEGKTSLTIAIGCTGGQHRSVAIAERLGNDLKDKYYVDITHRDAEKSQKKVIEHGSK
- a CDS encoding cation:proton antiporter translates to MDTVFLFLLLVLAVVISNIIFWRFDSIPVAFFQIAAGLILSTLPIYANFHLEPEVFLLGIISVLMFNDGQHTSMSRLTHQFGTTFSLSVELAIVSIVVVGFVTHLLIPALSLALAFALGAIITPTDAVAVSSITNKMVIPKDVMTTLENESLFNDASGIVALNLAIAAAVTGQFSVMHGIGNFLYVFFGGIIVGAILGSLIVMIRLRFINMNIDTASVLVPFTLLTPFAVYLIAEALGVSGILAVVMTGLLHGVQQNRLKLTSSRVQIIMTNTWSVVSSLLNGIVFVLLGLSLPRVIINISQHHGNSSVATLFGVGILLYLIMTLLRYLWTRFDFARIRAWDNHQKTGNSFIMALSGVHGTITLAMAFSLPMTLNGQTFNARNDIIYIASIVILASLIVPTLVLPFFLPKQKIDFTQAELSQAKDEMVNNAIKMVATNHGNSASASQIVTILDGQRMVIERGDRNTLNQLFDKCYEIEKQTVDQMIENDEVSVNDAQIYLRVAQRIAIQNQQNPWQRIMMFFNFRIRDKVSMSESARKKRQLLRQKKRGRKNVGRGEMIKRNKEMWTMMRDIEVKPYADITKFLNTKMTNENAREVSIVRTAYDQRHRRLVGEQSFVDEQNAMLSEAFQEEYNFIQNQILSKRYSRELGRELNEQVSTDRVVFLQSIED